GTCCTCTGGCTTCCCAATTCTCTACACCATTAACAATCGAGTATTTATACCATTTATAGGTGATGGTCCCCGCGTCAGGTTGAGACGCATCACAAACGAGTTCACGGTTGGAGCCAGTAGCAGCAGGTTCAAACCCAGATAAAACAGGTGTCTTTGGTGGAACTGAAACATAACAGACAGTAAACCGTGAGAAGTTGCATTTACGTCTTACTTGTAAAATATCTTCTCTTTTGACGACGTTAGATGATACATAACCAGACTCAACGACAAAATAATCCGCCAACTTTCGCGGCTCGCAATCTTTTTCACGCAAATTTCGGAAATATTAAAATATCCACTTTTTGTAATTAGTTGATTAAGAAAGCCTTAAATTTTTCCAGCTAAAATACATATTTTTACGATTTCTATTTTAGCTAATCAGGATATTCACCAACTTCGCGAATAAAAACACCCCCAAAAATAAGGCTAAAATATAATCTAAAATAATATAGTGTTTCCTTTTTCTGTTGGCGTTCGTGTTACTATACTTTTCTTGTCAGAATCAGTAAATTCGGTGCTGATCATGATTCTGGTTGCTTCAAGCACCTGTGATCTACTTCACGGATCGTAGTTGAGCAGTTCGAAAATGGCGGCCTCTTTTGGCAGCCATAAACCAAGTTACGCAACTGCGCAGAAGTCTAATTATTCAAAGGGATTTTCAGTTTTCAATTTTCGAGTTATGAATAAATGTCATGTGTTATTACTCACCAATCAGATAAACGAGAGGTATGAACGGAGAAACTAAGAAGAAGCTCACGACGAATACACCAACAGCCATGTTTAGTTCACTCGGGACATAATCACATCTAAATGGACGAGCCTTTTAAATTTTCTCTTCTGGTTTTCATTACAAAAAGACATTATTCAATGTAGGTCATAGCATTCAGGCTTTGCATTGATCAAATATTGACTAATATAGCATATATATTTTTTAGAGCTTTTTAAGTGAACTGGGCCGTGGAACATATATCAATACCAAGCTAGAAAAAAAGAGTTTTTGATTAGCATAGTCATGTGAGTCGAGACAATGAATGGCTGTGAGACAGAAAACGGTTTTGTCATGTCTGGATCGTCCAGTGCGACGTTGAGTACGTCATTTTTCCCTTTTCTTGGCCGGTGCTTCCCTTTTTAATTGTTTGAGGAACGCAGCAAGACAGGTTAACATGTTTTCTTCCTCAGTTTTCCTGGTTGAAAtgtcgtcatggtcatgacAGTGATTATTGTCATGAAAGCTATCTGCTTATAACGGATTGAGGAAAAAAGTGCCAGTTAAGCTCTGGATTTTGTGTGAAATCAGGGGATCCTTGACgatatcattattatcagtCCGCCGCAAAACCCAACACCAAATATGGGGACCTCCTGACAGTTCGTGTCCCCCGTGGAGATCTTCCCAGCAAAATGAACATCGGGAACGTGTACCAAAAATTGACCAAAATGTGAATGCCACCAAATGGTGTGACTCGCGCCAATGCTAACCGTGGTCATCTCCAACAAGTGCAGATCATGCAGAACGAAGCATGCCTGTTAGTCACATTCATATAACACTGAATACAACAGACTGCGAAATCTTGGAACGAACAGTGCGTTATAAGTAATTTATGGGATCTACAGGCCTGGCGCAACAAGCAGTTTATCATTATGGGTTAATCGTTCTAAAACGTATTGGTTGCGATGACTGGtatcgtttttagctcacctcttagcagaggtgagcttatcccataccgtggcgtccgtcgtccgtcgtcgtcgtcgtcgtcgtcgtcgtcagtcgtcgtccgtcgtccgttagcagggcacgtttcgtaactgttacagctattgagttgaaacttggtacacctGTACCCTTAtaaaatgacaccttggagaccaagtttcggtccgatttgtttcatggtttggccaccagggggccaaacgttaaaagtgaaaatatgcaatatctcccttaatagtagtcgagaaattttgaaaaaaatatggtaggtacttctagcaaaggtgcatcatatatcctccgggtttttgatttgacctccttttcaaggtcacagaggtcaaatggtgtaaattggccgttaggatgtaacgatggcacgtttctaaactgcaatgactattgataccaaatttggtacacatttaccccttagtcaggttatctcagggaccgaagtttggtccaatatgattcaccacttgaccaccagggggcaaaatccaaaaaccttaaaaatgtgattattccttaacttcttgcccgattgccaccaatttgatatcatgggtacatctaaccacaatacagtatatgtcacacaggtttttaatttgaccttcttgtcaaggtcacagaggtcaaatggcgtaaattcgccgtcaggccgtaactatggcacgtttcttaactgcaatgactattgatcacaaattaagtacacatgtaccccttggtcaggtgatctcaggtaccgaagtttggtgcgatctgatttgccatttggcctccagggagggggccaaatcctcaattcttcaaaatgccattattcctagtaatgacttgcccgattggcaccaattttatatcataggtacatctaattctaacaaccattcaatgtgtcacccgggtcttctttgatttgacctacttttcaaggtcacagaggtcgaatgtactgtaaattggccattttggggaaattgtaattgcttggacctacatcaaacccaacactacatgacacaataccatgctctttatccatctttcctccacatgaggtgagcacaatggccctggccatttcattgtaagACTGCCAATAACGCCATTGAGCTTTCAATTTCTTATCTATAACACCTCGAGTTAAACATTGAAATGTGACCGCTACTATATTTCCTTATACTGATTACGACACCAGGCGCAATGTTTTTtacacaaatgaaatggccagggccattgtgctcacctcttgtgaagggaagatggatgaagcattagcatgggtttaaatgtaagaaagaaatgaagtaatgttttacaatgaaattacatgagagatgaaataatgcgtaagttgaatttaattgaggtgactacaggtatgacaaagcagagtagacaattttgtgatctgaccagtaattgttaaaacagcagcagaacaaaagcttgaagcagcaaaacatgcaaggcatgcctaccaaaagaacaaataagcaattccatgcaacaagtcatcagcattaacacacctttttaaaaaaagtcctttggtttacagatgacccattatggaaatgcttaggaataggataattatgttgtttgcttgtgtctagtacaagaaacaaccatcatctgaaattcctggggctctgtagaggttaattaatcctgcatttgcctaggcttagactatgacatcccacttagcagcatttcaaggcacccttaggggagagtccactattaacatttggggccctgctggccaaactgagaatcagaaaaagactgcagtttagtctaagaatacaggggtacattcgtaccaagttagggatctgtagctaaagcagtgacaaaacgtgccgtcattgtaaaatggcggtgccataggaaaactttgacctctgtgaccttgagaagtaggtcaaatcaaaaacccacatttatgaaatgtatccttgctaggagtacctaccataaaaatgttatgaaaatcagaccactattaaacgagcaatcaaacattttaactttggacattaaatttggcccccgggtggccaaactaagaatt
The sequence above is a segment of the Lineus longissimus chromosome 12, tnLinLong1.2, whole genome shotgun sequence genome. Coding sequences within it:
- the LOC135497376 gene encoding uncharacterized protein LOC135497376, which codes for MAVGVFVVSFFLVSPFIPLVYLIVPPKTPVLSGFEPAATGSNRELVCDASQPDAGTITYKWYKYSIVNGVENWEARGPIGTRQNYIFSPVTEKKVFHGLFEEPVSGKYLCRASNSAGIRDSEWGDLYVYTPFELFNNIGF